The Pseudomonas eucalypticola genome has a window encoding:
- a CDS encoding stage II sporulation protein M, whose protein sequence is MKQAQFERLHQAQWLSFEHLLVLLENGKSRPEASETFAHDYRRLCQHLALAQARGYSSHLVDSLQQLALRGHQQLYRRRQAVGASILVFVLAGFPRLVREQWRFVALAGLLLFGSLLLTGLLVYSFPDLVYSIMDPQQVAQTEAMYDPDQSRLGPGGERLASQDWMMFGYYIMNNIGIAFQTFASGLLLGVGSLFFLLFNGLMIGAVAGHLTEIGYVQTFWPFVIGHGAFELTAIALSGAAGLKLGWALVAPGRLSRGQALREAANIAIQFVYGVIAMLLIAAFIEAYWSSKTAFSPQAKYLVGGALWALVAAYLIFVGRQHAPD, encoded by the coding sequence ATGAAGCAGGCCCAGTTCGAACGCCTGCATCAAGCCCAGTGGCTGTCGTTCGAGCACCTGTTGGTGCTGCTGGAAAACGGCAAGTCGCGCCCCGAGGCCAGCGAAACCTTCGCCCACGACTACCGACGCCTGTGCCAGCACCTTGCCCTGGCTCAAGCCCGGGGCTACAGCAGCCACCTGGTGGACAGCCTGCAACAGTTGGCCCTGCGCGGGCATCAGCAACTGTACCGGCGGCGCCAGGCGGTAGGCGCCAGCATACTGGTCTTCGTGCTCGCCGGCTTTCCTCGGCTGGTGCGTGAGCAATGGCGGTTCGTGGCGCTGGCCGGCCTGTTGCTGTTTGGCAGCCTGTTGCTCACGGGCCTGCTGGTGTACAGCTTTCCCGACCTGGTCTACAGCATCATGGACCCGCAACAAGTGGCGCAGACCGAGGCCATGTACGACCCCGACCAGAGCCGCCTGGGGCCGGGCGGTGAACGCCTGGCGAGCCAGGACTGGATGATGTTCGGCTACTACATCATGAACAATATCGGCATCGCCTTCCAGACCTTCGCCAGCGGCCTGCTGCTAGGGGTAGGCAGCCTGTTCTTCCTGCTGTTCAACGGGTTGATGATCGGCGCCGTGGCGGGCCATCTGACCGAGATTGGCTATGTGCAGACCTTCTGGCCCTTCGTCATCGGCCACGGTGCCTTCGAGCTGACCGCCATTGCCCTGTCCGGTGCCGCTGGCCTCAAGCTGGGCTGGGCCTTGGTGGCGCCCGGCCGGCTGAGCCGTGGCCAGGCCCTGCGCGAAGCGGCGAACATCGCCATCCAGTTCGTGTACGGGGTCATTGCCATGCTGCTGATTGCCGCGTTCATCGAAGCCTACTGGTCGTCCAAGACCGCGTTCAGCCCCCAGGCCAAGTACCTGGTGGGCGGCGCGCTGTGGGCGCTGGTAGCGGCCTATCTGATATTCGTCGGGCGCCAGCATGCGCCTGACTGA
- a CDS encoding RDD family protein has translation MPQISATRRNAVLVPPVDTRYQIETPEGIDLNLRPAGLVVRSLAFAIDLGLRGLLLGGLFMLLVWLGRLGMGLAAILLFLVNWWYMVLFEVLNQGRSPGKQLMGLRVVADDGTPVGWSASLLRNLLRFADMLPFGYCLGAISCLQHPGFKRLGDLAAGTLVVYRDMPHPRPRLPAAEPITPPFALTLVEQRALLSLAERQDELSAERVAELAGIAAPALGVTPAMAMARINGIARGLLGPT, from the coding sequence ATGCCCCAGATTTCAGCGACGCGACGGAATGCAGTGCTGGTCCCGCCAGTGGACACCCGCTACCAGATCGAAACCCCCGAAGGCATCGACCTGAACCTGCGCCCCGCAGGGCTGGTGGTACGCAGCCTGGCCTTCGCTATCGACCTTGGCCTGCGTGGGCTGCTGCTGGGCGGTCTGTTCATGCTGCTGGTATGGCTGGGCCGCCTGGGTATGGGCCTGGCGGCGATTCTGCTGTTTCTGGTGAACTGGTGGTATATGGTGCTGTTCGAGGTGCTGAACCAGGGCCGTTCCCCCGGCAAACAGCTCATGGGCCTGCGCGTGGTGGCCGACGACGGCACCCCGGTGGGCTGGTCAGCGTCGCTGTTGCGCAACCTGCTGCGCTTCGCCGACATGCTGCCTTTCGGTTATTGCCTTGGCGCCATCAGTTGCCTGCAACATCCCGGGTTCAAACGCCTGGGCGACCTGGCCGCAGGCACCCTGGTGGTGTACCGCGACATGCCGCACCCGCGCCCAAGGCTGCCAGCGGCCGAACCCATTACCCCACCCTTTGCCCTGACGCTGGTGGAACAGCGCGCCCTGTTGAGCCTGGCCGAACGCCAGGACGAACTGTCAGCCGAGCGCGTGGCCGAGCTGGCCGGCATCGCCGCACCCGCACTCGGGGTAACCCCTGCCATGGCCATGGCGCGCATCAACGGCATCGCCCGCGGGCTGCTGGGGCCGACATGA
- a CDS encoding delta-60 repeat domain-containing protein encodes MYSRFTPHHERPTSFSTPQAQSLDEQRLEIDGDIKAMVQLPSQNQWLLAIDSGYEFCVARLNADLTLDRSFGAPGAGYFYDSFEPACAGLNVVNQIAWLNGKIVVVGAFFDFDVDRVAIARYHPDGSPDLSFNGTGKRVVQLPHSPRRPGGLRNGKLHSAISTPHTPLLEADGCLWVFFHEVDEHHREGRSLLLRLTADGALDPGFNHQGFAPVQFEGRDVVPRGVVRQGSALLVYGATCADADGTSLGLVARFNAGGERDMTFNGNGFVVIGDAGVAAMISQVHMLGNGEFLAVGTFGSDLLLSRRSADGSPASQFNDGVPLLANLPFQVSAVKALIGNGDGVLLAASIGAIGSRGMLIQLRGDGSLDTDFGAGAGYLMAEHESEYLALGIERSGAIVAAGYLFQSAYYAWLRTFDSTDRGTLTSEPPVSFDSIRL; translated from the coding sequence ATGTATTCGCGCTTTACACCCCACCACGAACGCCCGACGTCATTTTCCACCCCCCAGGCCCAGTCACTCGACGAGCAACGGTTGGAGATCGATGGCGATATCAAGGCCATGGTCCAGTTGCCCAGCCAGAACCAGTGGTTGCTGGCCATCGACTCGGGGTACGAGTTCTGCGTGGCACGGCTGAATGCAGACCTGACGCTGGACCGCTCATTCGGCGCGCCAGGGGCAGGCTACTTCTACGACAGTTTCGAGCCTGCCTGCGCAGGGCTGAACGTCGTCAACCAGATCGCCTGGCTCAACGGCAAGATCGTGGTCGTGGGCGCCTTCTTCGACTTCGACGTGGACCGCGTCGCTATCGCCCGCTACCACCCTGACGGCAGTCCCGACCTCAGCTTCAACGGCACGGGCAAGCGCGTGGTCCAACTGCCCCATTCACCCCGACGACCTGGCGGCCTGCGCAATGGCAAACTGCACTCGGCCATCTCTACGCCCCATACGCCACTGCTGGAAGCGGATGGGTGCCTGTGGGTGTTCTTTCACGAAGTAGACGAGCACCACCGCGAGGGGCGCTCGCTACTGCTGCGATTGACGGCCGATGGCGCGCTGGATCCGGGTTTCAACCACCAAGGCTTCGCCCCTGTTCAGTTCGAGGGGCGCGACGTGGTCCCCCGGGGCGTGGTGCGCCAAGGTTCGGCCTTGCTGGTGTATGGCGCTACTTGCGCTGACGCAGACGGTACCAGCCTGGGGCTGGTAGCGCGTTTCAACGCCGGCGGGGAGCGTGACATGACCTTCAACGGCAATGGTTTCGTGGTCATTGGCGACGCTGGCGTAGCGGCGATGATCAGCCAGGTGCACATGCTCGGGAACGGCGAGTTCCTGGCGGTTGGCACCTTCGGCAGCGACCTGTTGCTAAGCCGCCGCAGCGCCGATGGCAGCCCCGCCAGCCAGTTCAACGACGGTGTGCCGCTATTGGCGAACCTGCCGTTCCAGGTGAGTGCGGTGAAGGCCTTGATCGGCAACGGCGATGGCGTGCTGCTGGCCGCGAGCATCGGTGCGATAGGCAGCCGGGGGATGCTGATTCAGTTACGCGGGGACGGTAGCCTGGATACCGACTTTGGCGCTGGGGCGGGTTACCTGATGGCGGAACATGAGTCCGAATACCTGGCTCTGGGCATTGAACGCAGTGGTGCCATCGTCGCCGCGGGCTACCTCTTCCAAAGCGCCTACTACGCCTGGCTCAGGACATTCGACAGCACCGACAGGGGCACCCTGACATCTGAACCACCTGTTAGTTTTGACAGTATCCGCCTCTAG
- a CDS encoding AAA family ATPase has product MSDPTHEVPDEPAATTAPSPGQTPEHLAQQRHRASLLAQALRTELGKAVIGQTAVIEDVLTALLAGGHVLLEGVPGLGKTLLVRALARCFGGEFTRIQFTPDLMPSDVTGHAVYDMQTEQFKLRKGPLFTHLLLADEINRAPAKTQAALLEAMQERQVTLEGRALPIAQPFMVLATQNPLEQEGTYPLPEAELDRFMLKLRLDYPEAEQELEMVRQVSRSVRADMLDVQPLRTLLQAKDVVALQRIAGDLPADDQVLDYAVRLARATRTWPGLSIGAGPRASIALVRGGRARALLRGGEFVVPDDIKGCALAVLRHRVRLAPELDIEGLSVDQVLRQVLDQVPAPRL; this is encoded by the coding sequence ATGAGCGACCCGACCCACGAAGTGCCCGACGAACCCGCCGCAACCACCGCGCCGTCGCCCGGCCAGACGCCCGAGCACCTGGCGCAGCAACGCCACCGCGCCAGCCTGCTGGCCCAGGCCCTGCGCACCGAACTGGGCAAGGCGGTGATCGGCCAGACGGCGGTGATCGAGGACGTGCTCACCGCCCTGCTTGCCGGTGGCCATGTGTTGCTCGAAGGCGTGCCCGGGCTGGGCAAGACCTTGCTGGTGCGGGCGCTGGCACGCTGCTTCGGGGGCGAATTCACGCGCATCCAGTTCACCCCCGACCTGATGCCCAGCGATGTCACCGGGCACGCGGTCTACGACATGCAGACCGAACAGTTCAAGCTGCGCAAGGGCCCGCTGTTCACTCACCTGCTGCTGGCCGACGAGATCAACCGCGCCCCCGCCAAGACGCAGGCGGCACTGCTGGAAGCCATGCAGGAACGCCAGGTCACCCTGGAGGGGCGCGCGTTGCCCATCGCCCAGCCGTTCATGGTACTGGCGACCCAGAACCCGCTGGAACAGGAAGGCACCTACCCGCTGCCCGAGGCCGAACTGGACCGTTTCATGCTCAAGCTGCGGCTGGACTACCCCGAGGCTGAACAGGAACTGGAGATGGTGCGCCAGGTCAGCCGCTCGGTACGCGCCGACATGCTCGACGTGCAACCCCTGCGCACGCTGTTGCAGGCCAAGGACGTGGTGGCCCTGCAGCGTATTGCCGGCGATTTGCCCGCCGACGACCAGGTACTGGACTACGCTGTGCGCCTGGCCCGGGCGACCCGCACCTGGCCGGGCCTGTCGATAGGCGCCGGGCCACGGGCATCCATCGCCCTGGTGCGCGGTGGTCGGGCCCGGGCGTTGCTGCGCGGTGGCGAGTTCGTGGTGCCCGATGACATCAAGGGCTGCGCCTTGGCCGTGCTGCGCCACCGGGTGCGGCTGGCGCCGGAGCTGGATATCGAAGGGCTGTCCGTGGACCAGGTGTTGCGCCAGGTACTGGACCAGGTTCCGGCACCGCGCCTGTGA
- a CDS encoding DUF4350 domain-containing protein produces the protein MNRVGQWLIGLVLVLVVAAAGLYIARHLHPYDEVIDHGPSPEARGNPWLAAQIFLRHRDLKVDTVNGLESLAQLPPQGHSLLLLGDRQTVSARQTEALLAWVRAGGRLLFVAQALWNEDKAMSGDLLLDRLQLHQFMAKDLPPLPEDQPDKYPQLTRLYLENEAAPAYFSFDPDFHLEDPANKAQSWANSSNATHLMQLKYGEGLITVVTDADLWTTPAIGRYDNAWLLWYLNQGTDVSLVWRPDRDSLATLLWRHYPQALVSLALLLALGVWHLAVRHGPLQAPPALARRQLREHLRATAAFLLRNAGQATLLRGLQQDILRRARRRHPGFERLAVAEQWQVLSRLTRQPTAAIGQALRPPLKQRLGAAEFSRQVAHLQTLRNAL, from the coding sequence ATGAACCGTGTTGGCCAGTGGCTGATCGGCCTCGTGCTCGTGCTTGTCGTGGCCGCCGCTGGCCTTTACATCGCACGCCACCTGCATCCTTATGACGAAGTGATCGACCATGGCCCCTCCCCAGAAGCGCGGGGCAACCCATGGCTGGCCGCGCAGATATTCCTGCGCCACCGCGACCTGAAGGTCGACACCGTCAATGGCCTGGAGAGCCTCGCGCAGCTGCCGCCGCAGGGTCACAGCCTGCTGCTGCTCGGCGACCGCCAGACAGTGAGTGCGCGCCAGACCGAAGCGCTGTTGGCCTGGGTGCGTGCCGGCGGACGCCTGCTGTTCGTGGCCCAGGCATTATGGAACGAAGACAAGGCCATGAGCGGCGACCTGCTGCTCGACCGCCTGCAACTGCATCAGTTTATGGCCAAGGACCTGCCGCCATTGCCCGAAGACCAGCCGGACAAATACCCGCAACTGACCAGGCTCTACCTTGAAAACGAGGCGGCGCCGGCCTATTTCAGCTTTGACCCGGACTTCCACCTTGAAGACCCGGCCAACAAGGCTCAATCCTGGGCCAACAGCAGCAATGCCACGCACCTGATGCAGCTCAAATACGGCGAAGGGTTGATCACCGTGGTCACCGACGCCGACCTGTGGACCACCCCTGCCATTGGCCGTTATGACAACGCCTGGCTGCTGTGGTACCTGAACCAGGGCACCGACGTCAGCCTGGTGTGGCGACCCGACCGCGACAGCCTGGCCACGTTGTTGTGGCGCCATTACCCACAAGCCCTGGTCAGCCTGGCTCTGTTGCTGGCCCTCGGCGTATGGCACCTGGCCGTGCGCCATGGCCCCCTGCAAGCACCGCCCGCCCTGGCACGTCGTCAACTGCGCGAGCACCTGCGCGCCACCGCCGCTTTCCTGTTGCGCAATGCCGGCCAGGCCACCCTGCTGCGCGGCCTGCAACAAGACATTCTGCGCCGCGCCCGGCGCCGCCATCCCGGCTTCGAACGCCTGGCGGTCGCCGAGCAATGGCAGGTGCTCTCGCGCCTGACCCGCCAGCCCACCGCCGCTATCGGCCAGGCCCTGCGCCCACCGCTGAAACAACGCCTGGGTGCCGCCGAATTCAGCCGCCAGGTAGCCCACCTGCAAACTCTCAGGAATGCCCTATGA
- a CDS encoding tetratricopeptide repeat protein: MRILIVLALAASVVGCTRWSMDHHLNEAYRQYNYGNCDKVMLELSQVDRTSRTRQYVQPEVSMLRGQCLERQNLFLDAGLTYEFIIAQYPYSEYAYRARARLDTLQQLGHYRSSAAAQPMPAAR, translated from the coding sequence ATGCGAATCCTCATCGTTTTAGCCCTGGCGGCCAGTGTCGTCGGTTGTACCCGCTGGTCCATGGACCACCACCTGAACGAAGCCTACCGGCAATATAACTACGGCAACTGTGACAAGGTGATGCTGGAGTTGTCCCAGGTCGATCGCACCAGCCGCACCCGCCAGTATGTGCAGCCCGAGGTGTCGATGTTGCGCGGGCAGTGCCTGGAGCGGCAGAACCTGTTCCTGGATGCCGGCCTGACCTATGAATTCATCATTGCCCAGTACCCTTACAGTGAATACGCCTACCGTGCTCGCGCGCGCCTGGACACCTTGCAGCAGCTCGGCCATTACCGCAGCAGCGCCGCCGCCCAGCCCATGCCTGCCGCTCGGTAA
- the pyk gene encoding pyruvate kinase, translating to MTVRRTKIVATLGPASNSPEVIEQLIKAGLDVARLNFSHGTPDEHKARARLIREIAAKQGRHVALLGDLQGPKIRIAKFANKRIELKVGDAFTFSTSHPLTEGNQDIVGIDYPDLVKDCGVGDELLLDDGRVVMRVETATADSLHCSVLIGGPLSDHKGINRRGGGLTAPALTEKDKADIKLAAEMDLDYLAVSFPRDASDMEYARRLRDESGGTAWLVAKIERAEAVADDETLDGLIRASDAVMVARGDLGVEIGDAELIAIQKKIIQHARRNNKAVIVATQMMESMIQNPMPTRAEVSDVANAVLDYTDAVMLSAESAAGAYPIEAVQAMDRICKGAEKHPMSMKSSHRLHTQFERCDESIALAAMYTANHFPGVKAIIALTESGYTPLIMSRLRSSVPIFAFSPHRETQARAAMFRGVVPVAFDPASLPADKVSQAAVDELLKLGVVEQGDWVILTKGDSYHTIGGTNGMKILHVGDPLV from the coding sequence ATGACCGTTCGCCGTACCAAAATCGTTGCTACCCTGGGCCCTGCCAGCAACTCGCCGGAAGTGATCGAACAATTGATCAAGGCCGGTCTGGACGTTGCCCGCCTGAACTTCTCCCACGGCACACCGGACGAGCACAAGGCTCGCGCCCGCCTGATTCGCGAGATCGCCGCCAAGCAAGGCCGCCATGTCGCGCTGTTGGGCGACCTGCAAGGTCCCAAGATCCGTATCGCCAAATTCGCCAACAAGCGGATCGAGCTGAAAGTCGGTGATGCCTTCACCTTCTCCACCAGCCACCCGCTGACCGAAGGCAACCAGGACATCGTCGGTATCGACTACCCCGACCTGGTCAAGGACTGCGGTGTCGGCGACGAGCTGTTGCTCGACGACGGCCGCGTGGTCATGCGCGTGGAAACCGCCACCGCCGACTCGCTGCACTGCTCGGTACTGATCGGTGGCCCGCTGTCGGACCACAAGGGCATCAACCGCCGCGGTGGCGGCCTGACCGCCCCGGCCCTGACCGAGAAAGACAAGGCCGACATCAAGCTGGCCGCGGAAATGGACCTGGACTACCTGGCCGTGTCCTTCCCGCGCGATGCGTCGGACATGGAATACGCCCGTCGCCTGCGCGACGAGTCCGGCGGCACCGCCTGGCTGGTGGCCAAGATCGAACGCGCCGAAGCCGTGGCCGACGACGAAACCCTGGACGGTCTGATCCGCGCCAGCGACGCCGTCATGGTCGCCCGTGGTGACCTGGGCGTGGAAATCGGCGACGCCGAGCTGATCGCCATCCAGAAGAAGATCATCCAGCACGCCCGCCGCAACAACAAGGCGGTGATCGTGGCGACCCAGATGATGGAGTCGATGATCCAGAATCCGATGCCTACCCGTGCCGAAGTATCCGACGTGGCCAACGCCGTGCTGGACTACACCGACGCGGTGATGCTTTCGGCCGAAAGCGCCGCCGGCGCCTACCCGATCGAGGCCGTGCAGGCCATGGACCGCATCTGCAAGGGCGCTGAAAAGCACCCGATGAGCATGAAGTCCAGCCACCGCCTGCACACCCAGTTCGAGCGTTGCGACGAAAGCATCGCGTTGGCGGCGATGTACACCGCGAACCATTTCCCGGGCGTGAAGGCGATCATCGCGCTGACGGAAAGCGGCTACACCCCGCTGATCATGTCGCGCCTGCGTTCCTCGGTGCCGATCTTCGCGTTCTCCCCGCACCGCGAAACCCAGGCCCGCGCCGCCATGTTCCGTGGCGTGGTGCCGGTTGCCTTCGACCCGGCTTCGCTGCCGGCCGACAAGGTCAGCCAGGCCGCCGTGGACGAGTTGCTGAAGCTGGGCGTGGTCGAGCAAGGTGACTGGGTGATCCTGACCAAGGGCGACAGCTACCACACCATTGGTGGCACCAACGGCATGAAGATCCTGCATGTCGGTGATCCACTGGTCTGA
- a CDS encoding PilZ domain-containing protein: protein MFTERRIERHQLPCYLKVFNRYTGQPIGFLGNVDEEGMMLISNLPLLVGPDFELQIKLPDQVINLSAACLWCQEDVTPGHYDSGFQLLHANAEYEQLVVALRDYLSFPMNESA, encoded by the coding sequence ATGTTTACCGAACGCCGCATCGAGCGTCACCAACTGCCGTGTTATCTGAAAGTCTTCAACCGTTATACGGGTCAGCCCATCGGATTCCTGGGCAATGTCGACGAAGAAGGAATGATGCTCATCAGCAACTTGCCATTGCTGGTCGGCCCGGATTTCGAGCTGCAGATCAAACTTCCCGACCAGGTCATCAACCTGAGCGCCGCCTGCCTGTGGTGCCAAGAAGACGTGACGCCGGGGCATTACGACTCCGGTTTTCAGCTGCTGCATGCCAATGCCGAATACGAGCAGCTGGTGGTCGCGCTGCGGGACTACCTCAGCTTCCCGATGAATGAGTCGGCCTGA
- a CDS encoding DUF4129 domain-containing protein, protein MRLTEASIAIRPRSPWEALDLGVLLARRHQRLLTLSWAAVSLPVFALLTWLCWRSPSLAMFLFWWLKPAFERLTLYILAQAVFDEPPSLAQALRHWPRLLRPQLLPSLLWRRLSLSRSFNLPVQQLEGLAGPERQRRLALLRQGSGSTARWLTLAGMHLEGALWIGAMTLFYLMVPHQLEVDWSWRRLIEAANGQWLWVEHLTNAFYALVLVFWEPIYVACGFTLYLNRRTELEAWDLELVLRSLRQRLTGAAPLVLVVALGLAGLAPHSKAAEAASPFDTPRLIHQPLTSQASRHDIKAILGQPPFSNKETLRRWRLDQPDDTAAKPAKLAALLEQPWLKALAQAMEALLWGAALALIALVVWRYRSWLRTFVNRRARTPAYRPDAPAQLWGLAVGADSLPDDIAGHALRLWASNPREALGLLYRGLLSRLLNDYRLPLQESDTEGQVLAKVAALHDPALEAFSQVLTRHWQALAYGHQLPAQALAMQLCNDWRSLFDAPGARP, encoded by the coding sequence ATGCGCCTGACTGAAGCCAGTATTGCCATTCGCCCCCGATCGCCCTGGGAAGCGCTGGACCTGGGGGTGCTGCTGGCGCGCCGGCACCAGCGCCTGCTGACGCTCAGTTGGGCAGCGGTGAGCCTGCCGGTGTTCGCCCTGCTGACATGGCTATGCTGGCGCTCACCCTCCCTGGCGATGTTTCTGTTCTGGTGGCTGAAGCCGGCCTTCGAGCGCCTGACGCTGTATATCCTCGCTCAAGCGGTGTTCGACGAACCGCCGAGCCTGGCTCAGGCCCTGCGCCACTGGCCCAGGCTGCTGCGGCCACAACTGCTGCCCAGCTTGCTGTGGCGGCGGTTGAGCCTGAGCCGCAGCTTCAACCTGCCCGTGCAACAGCTGGAGGGCCTGGCCGGGCCCGAGCGCCAGCGGCGTCTGGCCTTGCTACGCCAAGGCAGCGGCAGCACCGCGCGCTGGCTGACCTTGGCGGGTATGCACCTGGAAGGCGCCCTGTGGATCGGGGCCATGACTCTGTTCTACCTGATGGTGCCGCACCAGCTGGAGGTGGACTGGAGCTGGCGTCGCCTGATTGAAGCCGCCAATGGCCAGTGGTTGTGGGTCGAACACCTCACCAACGCCTTCTATGCCCTGGTACTGGTGTTCTGGGAGCCTATCTATGTGGCGTGCGGCTTTACCCTGTACCTGAACCGCCGTACCGAACTGGAAGCCTGGGACCTGGAACTGGTGCTGCGCAGCCTGCGCCAGCGCCTGACGGGCGCCGCGCCGCTGGTTCTGGTGGTGGCGCTCGGGCTGGCCGGCCTGGCGCCGCACAGCAAGGCCGCCGAGGCTGCCTCACCCTTCGACACCCCGCGCCTGATACATCAGCCACTGACCAGCCAGGCCTCGCGCCACGACATAAAGGCCATTCTTGGGCAGCCGCCCTTCAGCAACAAGGAAACCCTGCGCCGCTGGCGCCTGGACCAACCCGACGACACAGCCGCCAAGCCAGCTAAGCTCGCCGCGCTGCTGGAACAACCCTGGCTCAAGGCGCTTGCCCAGGCCATGGAGGCACTCCTGTGGGGCGCGGCACTGGCCTTGATCGCCCTGGTGGTCTGGCGCTACCGCAGTTGGCTGCGCACCTTCGTCAACCGCCGTGCCCGGACACCCGCCTACCGGCCCGATGCGCCGGCGCAGTTGTGGGGCCTGGCGGTCGGTGCCGACAGCCTGCCCGACGATATCGCCGGCCATGCCCTGCGGCTCTGGGCCAGCAACCCGCGCGAAGCCCTGGGCCTGCTTTACCGGGGGCTGCTCAGCCGGTTGCTGAATGATTACCGCCTGCCCTTGCAGGAATCGGACACCGAAGGCCAGGTACTGGCCAAGGTCGCGGCGCTGCACGACCCGGCGCTGGAAGCCTTCAGCCAAGTGCTCACGCGCCATTGGCAAGCCCTTGCCTACGGCCACCAGCTGCCGGCCCAGGCGTTGGCCATGCAACTGTGCAACGACTGGCGCAGTCTGTTCGACGCCCCGGGGGCTCGGCCATGA
- a CDS encoding DUF58 domain-containing protein, translated as MKPSRLMLGWLGGLLAANLLLGSADAWGMALPQALHAIAWGMLLALVLLGILDAWGVCRLPSPQVRRHVPGSLPLGRWSEVRLDISHPYPRPLDLQLFDHVPDGLGFDDLPQRIELQPGLDSQLGYRLRPLRRGLFQWQQLEWLLPSPMGLWRQRRFSALQDSTRVYPDFARLYGARLLAVDSWLSQMGVRQRPRRGQGLEFNQLREFREGDSLRQIDWKATARQRMPITREYQEERDQQIIFLLDCGRSMRSQDGDLAHLDHALNACLLLSYVALRQGDAVGLATFASNQTRYLPPVKGPAQLNVLLNAVYDLESSQRPADYAAAAEHLLARQNRRALVVLVTNLRDEDDDQLLGAIKRISRRHRVLIASLREEVLDELRHNPVQTWQQALGYCGTIDYLNARAQRHERLSAHGVPVLDARPGELGAQLVTRYLSWKKAGTL; from the coding sequence ATCAAACCGTCGCGGCTGATGCTGGGCTGGCTCGGCGGCCTGTTGGCTGCCAACCTGCTGCTGGGCAGCGCCGACGCCTGGGGTATGGCGCTGCCGCAGGCCCTGCACGCCATTGCCTGGGGCATGTTGCTGGCCTTGGTACTGCTCGGCATCCTCGATGCCTGGGGTGTCTGCCGCCTGCCGTCTCCGCAGGTACGTCGCCATGTGCCCGGCAGCCTGCCGCTAGGACGCTGGAGTGAGGTACGCCTGGACATCAGCCACCCCTACCCTCGCCCGCTGGACCTGCAACTGTTCGACCATGTACCCGACGGCCTGGGCTTTGATGACCTGCCACAACGCATCGAACTGCAACCGGGCCTGGACAGCCAACTGGGCTACCGCCTGCGCCCGCTGCGCCGTGGCCTCTTTCAATGGCAGCAACTGGAATGGCTGCTGCCCAGCCCCATGGGGTTATGGCGGCAACGCCGCTTCAGTGCGTTGCAGGACAGCACGCGGGTTTACCCCGACTTCGCCCGGCTCTACGGCGCGCGCCTGCTGGCAGTGGACAGCTGGCTGAGCCAGATGGGCGTGCGCCAGCGCCCGCGTCGCGGCCAGGGGCTGGAATTCAACCAGTTGCGCGAGTTTCGCGAGGGCGACAGCCTGCGCCAGATCGACTGGAAAGCCACGGCCCGGCAACGCATGCCGATCACGCGGGAATACCAGGAAGAGCGCGACCAGCAGATCATCTTCCTGCTCGACTGTGGCCGCAGCATGCGCAGCCAGGATGGTGACCTGGCCCACCTGGACCATGCCCTCAATGCCTGCCTGCTGCTCAGCTATGTGGCGCTGCGCCAGGGTGATGCGGTGGGGTTGGCGACTTTCGCCAGCAACCAGACCCGCTACCTTCCGCCAGTGAAAGGCCCGGCCCAACTGAACGTTCTGCTCAATGCCGTCTACGACCTGGAAAGCAGCCAGCGCCCCGCGGATTACGCCGCGGCGGCCGAACACTTGCTGGCGCGCCAGAACCGCCGCGCGCTGGTGGTGCTGGTGACCAACCTGCGTGATGAGGATGACGACCAACTGCTGGGAGCGATCAAGCGCATCAGCCGTCGGCACCGAGTGCTGATCGCCAGTCTGCGTGAAGAGGTGCTCGATGAACTGCGCCACAACCCGGTGCAAACCTGGCAGCAAGCTCTCGGCTACTGCGGCACCATCGACTACCTTAACGCCCGCGCGCAACGGCACGAGCGTTTGAGCGCCCATGGTGTGCCTGTGCTGGATGCAAGGCCAGGGGAATTGGGCGCACAACTGGTAACCCGCTATCTGAGCTGGAAAAAAGCAGGCACGCTTTGA